Genomic segment of Syntrophus gentianae:
TACACGAAAACCCCCGACGGTCTGACCTATGAAACCCTTTGGAGATTGAATTGGAAGGATCTCGGACATGCACCGGAACAGGATATCCCGGTCATTCTAAGCCAACTGCGGAATCTGGCAGATGAAACGCTGATACCGAAGAAGCATGCCCGCGAGGGTGTCCTGTCGCTTCCCATGAAGAACTATCTCGAAGTTCCCTGCCCAAGCCATGACCATCCTCTCCTGATCATCCCCAAGGCGTATCGCAAGGAGGTTTTGGATCAGCTGATCACCGACCGGAAATTCAAGGAAAAACTCTTTACGGAAAAACAGTATCAATGGGTATTCCGAGATAATCCCTGCACGATCTGCATTTCTCTTTATCAGACGCTCCTGAATCTCCTCGATGCTCCGGAAAAGGTTTTCGATATGGTTTTTGCCCGGCCCTATGAGTTCAATCGACGGCTGGGCCAGGGGATCAGCGTTTTCAATCCTGGAGACAAGATCGCCAGAACCAACATCCACACGAACGAATTGCTGCAAAGTCAATTGAACAATCTGCTCCGGGACAGTAACCGTGTAAAATACATTTTTTCCCGGTACGCAAACACAAATAACGGAATCTACGCGATTATGGATGTCAAGGACCACAACAAGGAGCGGTTGGCAAATCTGCACGGCATCATCAGTGAAGGGGTTCACAAGGTTGAAGATATTGAGGAAAATGTGAATTCACTCTTTCTTGCCCTCATGAATCCTGAGGATCGCGGAAATATTGTCGGCACCCAGTCCTTCATCGATCGGATCAGCTTTATCCTCGTTCCCTATGTCCTGGATTACAATACGGAAGTGAAGATCTATAAAAACACCTTCGGCAGCCAGATCGAAACGATGTTTCTTCCCCGGGTCCTGCAGAATTTTGCCAAGGTGATCATTTCCACGCGGTTGAAAGAGCAATCCGTCAGTCTGCTGGATTGGATCGGCGATCCGGAAAAGTACCAGCTTTACTGTGACAGCAACCTGCAACTCTTGAAAATGGACATTTACGCCGGGGTCATCCCCTCATGGCTGACACAGGAAGATCGAAAATCTTTTACCGCCAGGAGAAGACAGAGCATCATTGCCGACTCGGAGATGGAAGGGAACGCAGGATTTTCAGGACGTGATTCCATCAAGATTTTCAACGAATTTTATACTTCCTATGCCAAGGAAGGAACTCTGATCAACATGGCCATGGTCTGTAATTTTTTCCGTCAACATAGAAAGGAGCTGTCGGCTTCCATCCCGGACGGATTTTTGTATTCTCTCGTAAATTCCTATAACTACACCGTGCTTCAGGAAGTCCAGGAATGCTTGTACGATTACAATGAGGAGCGTATTGCCAAAGATATTCAGAACTACCTCTTTGCTGTCAATTTCGAAACGGGCCGTACCGAAAGATGCATTTACACCGGAGAAATCATCGATATTTCGGACGATTATTTTGAAGCCTTTGAGCGTCTGATCCTTGGACATCAAGCTGATGCAGATAAGAGGCAAAAATTCAGGAAAGAAGTCCAGAGCCAGTACATATCCAAGACATTGACCCAGGACATCCTGCTGGAAGGAAAATTCATTACGGAGACGGATGCCTACAAATCCCTGCGGGAACGCTATGTTCACAACCTGAAAGAAAAAGTGATGGACCCCTTCATGAAAAACGACAACTTCCGCAGAGCCATCAAGGATTACGGTGCAGAAGCCTTTAATGCCTATGACAAGAGAATCCGCAGGGAAGTTCGTTTCCTTATTGAAAATCTCATGGGGAAATACGGATACACCGAGCAGGGGGCAAAAGAAATCTGTATTTATGTCATCGATAGCGACCTGGCCAAAACATATACATCGACTTGATGTCTTCCGAAGCCGGGGTTTTTTCCTGATGATGGAGAATCGGGTATTTGCCCTCTAAAGTCCGGCGACGGTCTGCGCAAGAACCGGATCTTCAAGCAGCCTTTTGGCAAAGCGGATATACTTGGCTACAATGGCCCGGACGGCGAGCTGCAGCGTAAAGGTGCGGAGGGGTTTTTCGATGAGATAGGAAATGTCCGATGCAATGCACATGTCGACGATATTGGAGCTCGCGTTGCCCGTGATGATGATCGTATCCTCATAGGCCATGGGAAACTTGTCGGCTATGGCGTCCAGGAAGCTGAAGGCTGTTTCCTGACCGAGGAAAACATCCAGGATAAAAATGGCCACCCCCGCTTTTTTCTGCCGGCAGTGCGCAATGGCGGCGTCAACATCGGTAAAGGAGAAAACATCCCCCCAGGTGTAGAAAGTTTCTATCGTCTCGGCAATGACGGAACAAACGACCGGTTCATCATCTACAATAATGACATCAATGCTTTCAGACATGTTCCCGCCTCCTTATCCCGAAGTAAAATCAGCATAACTTAACATCATGAATTATCATGCTAACATAGCAGGCAGAAATTTTCAAAAAAAGACTGGCGATATCTTTAAAAAGGTTTTTTGTGGCGCCTGTTGAGGGACGAAAGTTTTTTGGCAATCTGATTTACATCGTGATATCCTTTTTTTCCCTTGAAAAAGGGAGACCGGAACAGTCAGGGAGTTTTAAGTCAATATAACGCTTTTATTCAATAAAGGGTGGAAAAGCTTAAATGGTGACGACATCTCGATATGTGGATGCTTTGTTAACATCAGCGATGCCTTTGGCGGATAAGGATAAACTGTTGAAGACACTCCTTCGGATCACTTCCCTGCTCACAAATCCGTCCAATGTCGAAGAGATCATGCAGAAAATCCTCGACGATGTTGTCGATGCCCTGGGATTTGATCAGGGAATTATTCGAATGTGTGACGGTTCCCGACAATTTCTGGAAACACGGGTCGTGAAAAATTATAAACCCGAAGAAGCGAAAAGGGCATTTTCCGTGGCCATCAATTTGAGTCATGACTGTGTCGCGTCCAAGGTCTATAAAACGGGACAGGCGATGGTCATCGAGGATGTGTCGACGGACCCGCGGATGACGGAGACGGATCGTCTCTTGACGAGACTCAATGATCGGGGATCCATATTTTGCGCCCCCCTGAAGATTGGAAACGTGGTTTTCGGGATTACAGCAACGTGGTGCCGTCAGGAAACAAGCTTCTTTCCGGAAATGATGGATCTCTTTCTGACCTTTGCGAATCAGATGAGCATCATCATTCATAATGCGCAGCTTTTCGATAATAATGCCGAAAAAATCCGTCAGTTGACCGTTCTGGGAAAGGCCGTGTCCGAGATGAATTCCAGCTATGTCCTGGACAATCATATTCGGGAAGTCCTGACCGAAGCCGCGCTGGATATCTCCTCTGCATCCAAAGCCTTATTTTATATCATCGATGATGACAAGAACCGGTTCCTTATCCATGATGGGAAGCAGGTGACGACCGAAGAAAAGCAGCTCCGGAATTCACGGATTGAACCAAGCATCATTCCCCAGGCCATTTCATCGAATGCCATTGTCGTGAAGCAGCCTCCTATTACAGAGGATGGCTCCATTCCAATATTTGACGGGCTTGATTCGGAGTTGGCCATTCCGCTGCATATCGGGGACAAGTTCAGGGGGGCTTTGTATCTTGCAAAAGAGCGGAGCCAGTATACGCCGGATCAGATCAATGTTCTGGATATCCTGGTGAAAAATGCCTGCACGGCCTATGACAACTCCATCATGCATTCCCTGCTGTCCCGTGAGGCAAAGTCCTTGAAAACAGAAGTTGAGAAGCTCAAGGAGCGTGAGGATTTCCTTCTCGGCTTTGACAACATCATCGGGACCTCCACCAAAATGGCCGGCATTTTTCACGTGATCAAGGAAGTTGCCGGTCATAACACGCCGGTCCTGATTCAAGGTGAAAGCGGCACGGGAAAGGAGTTGATTGCCCGCGCCATTCATCGGCAGAGCAATCGAAACACCAGGGCCTTTGTGGATGTCAACTGCGCCGCCATCCCGGGGACGCTTCTGGAAAGCGAACTTTTCGGGTATGAGGCCGGGGCGTTTACCGATGCCCGGAAGAAAAAAATCGGTTTACTGGATTATGCCAATGGGGGAACGATGCTCCTCGATGAGATCGGTGACATGAGTTTTCCCCTGCAGGCTAAATTCCTGCGCGTTCTGGAAGAAGGACACATTCGTCGCCTGGGCGGAACGGAAAACATTCCCATCGATGTCCGCTTTGTGTTTTCCACGAACAAAGACCTGAGTAAAATGGTGAATGACGGCCTCTTTCGCGAGGATCTCTATTACCGGATCAGTGTTGTCCCGATTGTTCTGCCGCCCCTGAGAGAGAGGGGGGAAGACATCCTGTTGCTGGCCAAACATTATGTGAGGGAATTCAATAAAAAATTTCGCAAGAAGGTCAGAGGCTTCAGCAAAGAGGCGGAACAGATCCTTCTGGCCTACCGTTGGGCGGGCAATGTTCGAGAATTAAAAAATATCATGGAGCGGGTCATGATTCTGCAGAATGTCGGCACAACCATTCTGCCGGAAAATCTTCCCGCAGAAATGAGAGCCGCGGATGAAGGGGGCAACTATCGGATTTCCATGGATACTTTTCTCCCCAATCTCACCTCGGGAAGTATGGATTACACGGCAATCACGGAAGAAATCACAAACAAAATCAAAGGAAAGATCCTGGAAAGGGCTTTGGAA
This window contains:
- a CDS encoding response regulator — translated: MSESIDVIIVDDEPVVCSVIAETIETFYTWGDVFSFTDVDAAIAHCRQKKAGVAIFILDVFLGQETAFSFLDAIADKFPMAYEDTIIITGNASSNIVDMCIASDISYLIEKPLRTFTLQLAVRAIVAKYIRFAKRLLEDPVLAQTVAGL
- a CDS encoding serine protein kinase PrkA; translation: MKADKNIIHHLSQKITEREHRAAMPMKDFLNVAAEKPRLIFRNIFQMLYDMIKSNVGEGVDEYPDDPESIHYVYYDCTKLFVEGSDHPFFADRIFANRLINLFSAFRHGTQQNRIYIFIGPQGCGKSTFLNNLLMKFEQYTKTPDGLTYETLWRLNWKDLGHAPEQDIPVILSQLRNLADETLIPKKHAREGVLSLPMKNYLEVPCPSHDHPLLIIPKAYRKEVLDQLITDRKFKEKLFTEKQYQWVFRDNPCTICISLYQTLLNLLDAPEKVFDMVFARPYEFNRRLGQGISVFNPGDKIARTNIHTNELLQSQLNNLLRDSNRVKYIFSRYANTNNGIYAIMDVKDHNKERLANLHGIISEGVHKVEDIEENVNSLFLALMNPEDRGNIVGTQSFIDRISFILVPYVLDYNTEVKIYKNTFGSQIETMFLPRVLQNFAKVIISTRLKEQSVSLLDWIGDPEKYQLYCDSNLQLLKMDIYAGVIPSWLTQEDRKSFTARRRQSIIADSEMEGNAGFSGRDSIKIFNEFYTSYAKEGTLINMAMVCNFFRQHRKELSASIPDGFLYSLVNSYNYTVLQEVQECLYDYNEERIAKDIQNYLFAVNFETGRTERCIYTGEIIDISDDYFEAFERLILGHQADADKRQKFRKEVQSQYISKTLTQDILLEGKFITETDAYKSLRERYVHNLKEKVMDPFMKNDNFRRAIKDYGAEAFNAYDKRIRREVRFLIENLMGKYGYTEQGAKEICIYVIDSDLAKTYTST
- a CDS encoding sigma-54-dependent Fis family transcriptional regulator, which gives rise to MKTLLRITSLLTNPSNVEEIMQKILDDVVDALGFDQGIIRMCDGSRQFLETRVVKNYKPEEAKRAFSVAINLSHDCVASKVYKTGQAMVIEDVSTDPRMTETDRLLTRLNDRGSIFCAPLKIGNVVFGITATWCRQETSFFPEMMDLFLTFANQMSIIIHNAQLFDNNAEKIRQLTVLGKAVSEMNSSYVLDNHIREVLTEAALDISSASKALFYIIDDDKNRFLIHDGKQVTTEEKQLRNSRIEPSIIPQAISSNAIVVKQPPITEDGSIPIFDGLDSELAIPLHIGDKFRGALYLAKERSQYTPDQINVLDILVKNACTAYDNSIMHSLLSREAKSLKTEVEKLKEREDFLLGFDNIIGTSTKMAGIFHVIKEVAGHNTPVLIQGESGTGKELIARAIHRQSNRNTRAFVDVNCAAIPGTLLESELFGYEAGAFTDARKKKIGLLDYANGGTMLLDEIGDMSFPLQAKFLRVLEEGHIRRLGGTENIPIDVRFVFSTNKDLSKMVNDGLFREDLYYRISVVPIVLPPLRERGEDILLLAKHYVREFNKKFRKKVRGFSKEAEQILLAYRWAGNVRELKNIMERVMILQNVGTTILPENLPAEMRAADEGGNYRISMDTFLPNLTSGSMDYTAITEEITNKIKGKILERALEMSRGRKSEAAKLLNISRYKLIREQKKSGIS